A stretch of the Neptunomonas phycophila genome encodes the following:
- the tsaD gene encoding tRNA (adenosine(37)-N6)-threonylcarbamoyltransferase complex transferase subunit TsaD, with translation MIVLGIETSCDETGVALYDSEKGLLADVLYSQVKMHAEYGGVVPELASRDHVRKLLPLIKEVMQRADLTANQVDAIAYTAGPGLIGALMVGASTGRSLAMAWGVPAIGVHHMEGHLLAPMLEENPPEFPFVALLVSGGHTQLVKVTAIGEYHLLGESLDDAAGEAFDKAAKMLGLDYPGGPLVARLAEQGDRTRFRFPRPMTDRPGLDFSFSGLKTFTLNTIAKHTQDGVLDQQTQADIAAAFEEAVVETLAIKCRRALQETGLKQLIIAGGVSANRRLRERLDAVVTKEKASLFYARPEFCTDNGAMIAYAGCQRLLAGQSSGLVIEAKPRWSMELLGSINDTVESVGEKA, from the coding sequence ATGATTGTGCTGGGTATTGAAACGTCGTGTGATGAGACGGGTGTAGCGCTTTACGATAGCGAGAAAGGTTTGCTGGCTGATGTCTTATATAGTCAGGTCAAAATGCATGCTGAATACGGCGGTGTAGTGCCTGAATTGGCTTCGCGTGATCATGTAAGAAAGCTGCTTCCTCTTATTAAAGAGGTCATGCAACGTGCTGATCTAACCGCTAATCAGGTTGATGCGATTGCTTATACAGCAGGGCCAGGTCTAATTGGTGCGCTGATGGTAGGCGCATCGACGGGGCGGTCATTGGCCATGGCGTGGGGTGTTCCTGCGATTGGTGTTCATCACATGGAAGGTCATCTTTTAGCACCAATGCTGGAAGAGAACCCTCCTGAATTTCCCTTTGTCGCTTTGTTGGTGAGCGGCGGTCATACTCAGCTGGTTAAGGTAACGGCAATTGGTGAGTATCACTTATTAGGTGAGTCGCTTGATGATGCGGCGGGGGAGGCGTTTGATAAAGCCGCTAAGATGCTCGGCCTTGATTATCCCGGTGGTCCTTTGGTTGCCCGTTTAGCTGAGCAGGGGGATCGTACGCGTTTTCGTTTCCCGCGACCGATGACTGATCGTCCTGGGTTGGATTTTAGCTTTTCTGGTCTCAAAACTTTTACGCTCAATACCATCGCTAAACATACTCAGGATGGGGTTTTAGATCAGCAAACTCAAGCGGATATAGCAGCGGCTTTTGAAGAGGCGGTGGTTGAAACCTTGGCAATTAAGTGCCGCAGAGCGTTACAAGAAACAGGGCTAAAGCAATTAATTATAGCCGGTGGAGTGAGCGCGAACCGGCGTTTGCGTGAGCGGCTTGACGCTGTTGTGACTAAGGAGAAGGCTTCATTGTTTTATGCTCGTCCTGAATTTTGTACGGACAATGGCGCCATGATTGCTTATGCAGGGTGCCAACGCTTGTTAGCAGGGCAAAGCAGTGGGTTGGTGATAGAGGCTAAGCCTCGCTGGTCAATGGAGTTGTTAGGATCCATCAATGATACAGTCGAGTCTGTAGGTGAAAAAGCATAA
- the folB gene encoding dihydroneopterin aldolase: MDIVFVEGLQIETVIGIYDWEREIRQRVVLDLELGTDIKHAAQTEEIDNTLNYKAVCDRLIEFVQESEFLLVETMAEEIASLLMREFSVSWLTLKLAKPDAIPAAAAVGVKIERGERS, from the coding sequence ATGGATATCGTTTTTGTTGAAGGTTTGCAGATAGAAACTGTCATTGGAATCTATGATTGGGAGCGCGAGATTCGTCAACGCGTCGTGTTGGATCTGGAGTTAGGGACGGATATTAAGCACGCTGCTCAAACAGAAGAAATTGATAACACGCTGAATTACAAAGCGGTGTGTGATCGACTGATTGAGTTTGTGCAAGAGAGCGAATTTCTACTCGTTGAAACCATGGCTGAGGAAATAGCTAGCTTACTCATGAGAGAGTTTTCTGTTAGCTGGCTGACATTGAAGTTGGCGAAGCCGGATGCAATTCCAGCGGCAGCGGCCGTTGGGGTCAAAATTGAGCGCGGAGAGCGCAGCTAA
- the folK gene encoding 2-amino-4-hydroxy-6-hydroxymethyldihydropteridine diphosphokinase — protein MALVYLSIGSNIERFRHVASALDALEARFAPLVVSSVFESEAVGFNGSPFLNLVVAMDTELSVGELSQWLKALEDANGRVRGGAKFAPRTLDVDILTYNQVVGVVDGVELPRGEVLYNAFVLWPLSEIAPDDVHPISQQTYANLWADYDRSTQRLWPVDFSWKGQLISRAQPLNN, from the coding sequence ATGGCGTTAGTCTATTTGAGCATTGGTAGTAACATTGAGCGTTTTCGTCATGTGGCTTCTGCGTTGGATGCACTAGAGGCGCGCTTTGCGCCGTTAGTGGTGTCTTCTGTGTTTGAGAGTGAGGCGGTAGGTTTTAACGGCAGCCCATTTCTTAATCTAGTAGTGGCAATGGATACTGAATTGAGTGTAGGTGAGTTATCCCAGTGGTTAAAAGCCTTGGAAGACGCTAATGGGCGCGTCCGCGGTGGTGCTAAGTTTGCTCCGCGTACTTTGGATGTAGATATTCTCACATATAACCAAGTTGTGGGTGTGGTCGATGGGGTTGAGTTGCCAAGGGGAGAGGTCCTTTATAATGCGTTTGTTTTGTGGCCGCTGTCTGAAATAGCTCCAGATGATGTCCACCCTATTAGTCAGCAAACATATGCGAACTTGTGGGCTGATTATGATCGTTCTACTCAGCGCTTGTGGCCTGTTGATTTTTCGTGGAAAGGCCAGCTTATTTCTCGTGCCCAACCTCTCAATAACTAA
- the glpE gene encoding thiosulfate sulfurtransferase GlpE, which yields MAEFRCINADEAITLMNEGAAITDIRDSQSFAAGHITGALHLNNDNLEQVLHGLEFDTPVIVCCYHGISSQSAAAFLVERGFENVASLNGGFEEWRVNHADKIES from the coding sequence ATGGCAGAATTTAGATGCATCAATGCAGATGAAGCAATCACACTCATGAATGAAGGGGCGGCTATCACCGATATACGTGACTCCCAAAGTTTTGCAGCCGGACACATCACCGGAGCTTTACATCTCAACAACGACAACCTAGAGCAAGTGTTGCACGGGCTTGAATTTGATACTCCTGTCATCGTCTGCTGCTATCACGGCATCAGCAGCCAAAGCGCTGCTGCGTTTTTAGTAGAGCGTGGGTTTGAGAATGTCGCTAGTTTAAACGGCGGCTTCGAAGAGTGGCGTGTTAATCATGCTGATAAAATAGAGTCGTAA
- a CDS encoding symmetrical bis(5'-nucleosyl)-tetraphosphatase, with the protein MSTYAIGDIQGCFDELKALLELIQFGDQDKLWFCGDLVNRGPKSLETLRFIRGLGSQAVTVLGNHDLHLLAVHQGFAKAKRSDTLDAILTAPDRNELLAWLQQQPLIYTDTQLGFTMTHAGIPPAWSIKKAHRLAKECQNALRENPTNYFAHMYGNQPNTWSDSLQGPERLRVITNYFTRMRFCTPQSELEFASKGGLESQPDGFYPWFSLREQRFPNDKLVFGHWAALEGHTGTQQIHALDTGCVWGGALRALRLEDLSQTDIPSQQLNR; encoded by the coding sequence ATGTCTACTTACGCAATCGGCGATATACAAGGTTGCTTCGACGAACTTAAAGCACTACTCGAGCTTATCCAATTTGGAGACCAAGATAAGCTCTGGTTTTGTGGTGACCTAGTTAATCGCGGCCCCAAATCACTAGAAACATTGCGTTTTATTCGCGGATTAGGCTCACAAGCTGTTACTGTGCTGGGGAATCACGACCTTCACTTGCTCGCCGTTCATCAGGGCTTCGCTAAAGCCAAGCGTAGCGATACACTCGATGCCATATTAACAGCTCCCGATCGTAACGAGCTGTTAGCATGGTTACAGCAACAGCCCTTAATTTATACCGACACTCAGCTCGGCTTTACAATGACTCACGCCGGCATTCCCCCTGCATGGTCCATCAAAAAGGCACATCGCTTGGCTAAAGAGTGCCAAAATGCCTTGCGTGAGAACCCTACAAACTACTTTGCTCATATGTACGGCAACCAACCTAATACATGGTCTGATTCACTTCAGGGCCCAGAACGCTTGCGAGTCATCACTAATTACTTTACCCGTATGCGCTTTTGTACACCCCAAAGCGAATTAGAGTTTGCCTCCAAAGGCGGTCTAGAGAGCCAACCTGACGGTTTTTACCCTTGGTTCAGCCTCCGAGAACAGCGCTTTCCCAATGACAAGTTAGTTTTTGGCCATTGGGCAGCACTCGAAGGGCACACTGGCACACAACAAATACATGCGTTAGATACCGGCTGCGTTTGGGGCGGCGCGCTACGTGCGCTTCGCCTTGAGGACTTATCCCAAACTGATATACCCAGCCAACAACTCAACCGCTAA
- the apaG gene encoding Co2+/Mg2+ efflux protein ApaG: protein MLELIDPDKDIQIAVDTRFLPDQSDPEAHRYVFSYQITITNSSLMPVQLLSRRWVVTDGNEHVQEIEGEGVVGEQPIIEPQNSYQYTSGTVLATHVGSMYGHYIMETSDGERFKAPIAAFTLAQPLALH, encoded by the coding sequence ATGTTAGAGCTTATTGATCCTGACAAAGATATTCAGATTGCTGTCGACACACGTTTTTTGCCCGACCAGTCTGATCCAGAAGCCCATCGTTATGTATTTTCTTACCAGATAACCATCACCAACAGCTCCTTGATGCCTGTTCAACTGCTAAGCCGTCGCTGGGTAGTAACGGATGGCAACGAACATGTACAAGAAATTGAAGGTGAAGGCGTTGTCGGTGAACAGCCGATTATCGAGCCACAAAATAGCTACCAATACACCAGCGGCACCGTACTAGCCACGCATGTTGGCAGCATGTATGGGCACTACATAATGGAAACATCTGATGGTGAGCGTTTTAAGGCACCTATTGCTGCGTTTACATTAGCACAGCCTCTAGCGCTTCATTAA
- the rsmA gene encoding 16S rRNA (adenine(1518)-N(6)/adenine(1519)-N(6))-dimethyltransferase RsmA, whose protein sequence is MSQQKPAMHKARKRFGQNFLQDQGIIRQIIRSIAPHTTDHMVEIGPGLGALTEEILDEAGALDAIELDRDLPPILRTKFFRFGDKFRIFEADAMKFDFKSLREEDDRLLRIVGNLPYNISTQLIFHLLSHHGDILDMHFMLQKEVVDRLAAQPGDNHYGRLGIMAQYYCKVEPLFIVPPEAFDPVPKVDSAIVRLIPHQTLPLVAKDLKQLERVVKTSFTMRRKTLRNNLKEIISADTLTTLNVDPSLRPERLTLKEFITIADWLTEQQG, encoded by the coding sequence ATGAGCCAACAGAAACCTGCTATGCACAAAGCCAGAAAGCGTTTTGGTCAAAACTTCCTTCAAGACCAAGGCATTATTCGGCAAATCATCCGTTCTATTGCTCCGCATACCACCGATCATATGGTCGAGATCGGTCCCGGGCTTGGCGCGTTGACTGAAGAGATATTAGACGAAGCAGGCGCACTGGATGCAATCGAGTTAGATAGGGATTTACCACCTATTCTGCGTACCAAATTTTTCCGCTTTGGTGATAAATTTCGCATTTTTGAAGCAGACGCCATGAAGTTTGATTTCAAATCGCTACGTGAAGAAGATGATCGTTTACTGCGTATTGTTGGCAACTTACCGTACAACATTTCCACACAACTAATTTTCCATTTGCTCAGCCATCACGGCGACATCCTAGACATGCACTTCATGCTGCAAAAGGAAGTTGTAGACCGACTAGCCGCTCAGCCAGGAGACAACCACTACGGGCGCCTGGGCATAATGGCGCAATACTATTGCAAGGTAGAACCCTTATTCATCGTGCCACCTGAAGCGTTTGACCCAGTCCCTAAAGTTGACTCAGCGATTGTGCGTCTCATACCTCACCAAACTTTGCCACTAGTTGCAAAAGACCTTAAGCAATTGGAGCGCGTCGTTAAAACCTCATTTACAATGCGTCGTAAAACCTTACGCAACAACTTAAAAGAAATAATTAGCGCAGACACACTCACTACACTTAACGTTGACCCATCTCTGCGCCCTGAACGTTTAACTTTAAAAGAATTCATAACAATCGCCGACTGGCTGACAGAGCAACAGGGGTAA